A window from Ignavibacteriota bacterium encodes these proteins:
- a CDS encoding sodium:solute symporter family protein, with protein sequence MEVHHSLGSSTDWIVMVVYFIVIMGFGSYFSKYNRTTTDFFFGGRRFAWWLIAMSIVATGVGSHSFIKYSAKGFEAGFSSTMTYMNDWFFVPFFIFGWLPIIVYTKIRSIPEYFEKRFSPSTRFLATILLLLYMIGYVGIGFLTMGKAILPLLPPEFTIFGIHFEITLMGLIVVIALIVGVYITYGGQTAVIFTDLIQGFVLIFAGMLVFFLGIDYIGGFGLFWELLPTTWKLPLANFNNPPGFNFVGIFWQDGIAGSVGFLFMNMGLVMRFMATKSVDEGRKAATFNILFMLPLSAIVVGNAGWIGKAISTINPSIVPPDTNPDNIFVVVANVISHPGVFGFVMAALTAALMSTVDTLLNATAAVYINDVHRPAKKWLARKVKSIKEEDKQELFAARIATALFTIMGVLAVIPFSAFPTVYEAHGYFHSTLTPPLVVAIFLGVFWKKFTNAAVIATFVVGVALMVLGMYYPRPLIEVFAHGTAYDPAHPYTYIGALYNLFVCVFVGVITALTRKQQVSLVKKIKSNPNHKSIVSGITFLSGAFFVMIIFNVASLPILMILSILMLIFVVISANYYSKYSEETHTEGLTVWGLAKAKEMFKGSKVNETDGEVIKVNWKLVNSSEDLMCFSQNDMKKMSANPGDLVYISDARKILGGLKSVHSTFGKPHNEDGIVYITQEQIDQGQFVAGKILTAEKEM encoded by the coding sequence ATGGAAGTACATCATAGTTTAGGATCTTCAACCGATTGGATAGTTATGGTTGTTTACTTTATTGTTATTATGGGATTTGGATCATATTTCAGTAAATATAATAGAACAACAACTGATTTCTTTTTTGGCGGAAGAAGATTTGCTTGGTGGCTTATTGCAATGAGTATTGTTGCAACCGGAGTTGGAAGTCATAGTTTTATCAAATATTCAGCAAAGGGTTTTGAAGCCGGATTTTCATCCACAATGACTTATATGAACGATTGGTTTTTTGTTCCGTTCTTTATTTTTGGCTGGCTTCCAATTATTGTTTATACAAAAATTAGATCAATTCCAGAATATTTTGAAAAAAGATTTTCCCCCTCAACAAGATTTCTTGCAACAATTTTACTTTTGTTATATATGATTGGCTACGTTGGCATTGGATTTTTAACAATGGGAAAAGCAATTTTGCCTTTACTTCCTCCAGAATTTACAATTTTTGGAATTCATTTTGAAATTACTTTAATGGGATTGATAGTAGTAATTGCTCTAATTGTTGGAGTTTATATTACTTACGGCGGACAAACCGCGGTAATATTTACAGATTTAATTCAAGGGTTTGTTCTAATTTTTGCCGGAATGTTGGTTTTCTTTTTGGGAATTGATTACATAGGCGGATTTGGATTATTTTGGGAACTTCTTCCAACTACTTGGAAATTGCCGTTAGCAAATTTTAATAATCCCCCTGGATTTAATTTTGTCGGAATTTTCTGGCAAGATGGAATTGCCGGTTCTGTTGGATTTTTGTTTATGAATATGGGTTTAGTTATGCGTTTTATGGCAACCAAAAGTGTTGATGAAGGAAGAAAAGCTGCAACATTTAATATTCTCTTTATGCTTCCGCTTTCTGCAATTGTTGTGGGAAATGCCGGCTGGATTGGAAAAGCAATTTCAACAATAAATCCATCAATTGTTCCTCCAGATACAAATCCAGATAATATTTTTGTTGTTGTAGCTAATGTTATTTCACATCCGGGAGTTTTTGGATTTGTAATGGCTGCACTAACTGCAGCTTTAATGTCAACAGTAGATACATTACTAAATGCAACAGCGGCTGTTTATATTAATGATGTTCATCGCCCAGCAAAAAAATGGTTAGCAAGAAAAGTTAAAAGTATAAAAGAAGAAGATAAACAAGAATTATTTGCTGCAAGAATTGCAACTGCTTTGTTTACAATAATGGGAGTTTTAGCTGTTATACCTTTTAGTGCTTTCCCAACCGTTTATGAAGCTCACGGATATTTTCATTCAACTTTAACACCACCTTTAGTAGTTGCAATTTTCTTAGGTGTCTTTTGGAAGAAATTTACAAATGCCGCAGTTATTGCAACATTTGTTGTTGGAGTTGCATTAATGGTTTTAGGAATGTATTATCCGCGACCATTAATTGAAGTTTTTGCCCACGGAACTGCTTATGATCCGGCTCATCCTTATACTTATATTGGAGCTTTATATAATTTATTTGTTTGTGTATTTGTGGGAGTAATTACTGCTCTTACAAGAAAACAGCAAGTTTCGCTGGTGAAAAAAATTAAATCAAACCCAAATCATAAATCAATTGTTTCCGGAATTACATTTTTATCTGGTGCATTTTTTGTTATGATAATTTTTAATGTCGCCTCACTTCCAATCCTAATGATTCTATCAATCTTGATGTTAATATTTGTAGTTATTTCTGCAAATTATTATTCGAAATATTCTGAAGAAACTCATACTGAAGGCTTAACAGTTTGGGGTTTGGCTAAAGCTAAAGAAATGTTCAAAGGCAGTAAAGTAAATGAAACTGATGGAGAAGTAATAAAGGTAAACTGGAAACTTGTAAATTCAAGTGAAGATTTAATGTGCTTTTCACAAAACGATATGAAAAAAATGTCGGCAAATCCGGGCGATTTAGTTTACATTTCTGACGCAAGAAAAATTTTAGGTGGACTAAAATCCGTTCATAGCACTTTCGGAAAACCTCATAATGAAGATGGAATTGTTTACATCACACAAGAACAAATTGATCAAGGTCAATTTGTAGCAGGTAAAATTTTAACTGCTGAAAAGGAAATGTGA
- a CDS encoding M48 family metallopeptidase has protein sequence MDSKKYNNVKLGFGIVKSILTFILILVLLLSGLSEKLEIYGDSLFDSKYLTLIFYVIISGVIFSILFSPINLYTDFILEHKYKLSNQTFFAWIWENTKGTIVGGVIGIPLLLIFYYVLNYYQEMWWLPFAILLFFVSVILAKIVPIIILPIFYKVSPIEDEDLRNRIFKLSENVNLKVENIFKFNMSKTTKKANAAFTGLGKTKKILLGDTLTNEFSNDEIETVIAHELGHYKHKHIIKNIVIGTISSFVTLYLLSLLYSNSISWFGFSNITQIAALPILSLWGMLIGLIQTPLTNILSRKYEHEADEYAIRSTNKKDVFIKTLDKLTEQNLGDKEPHPFVEWFFYSHPSIKKRIAFIETIKI, from the coding sequence ATGGATTCTAAAAAATATAATAATGTAAAACTCGGTTTTGGAATTGTAAAATCAATTCTAACTTTCATACTAATTTTAGTTCTTCTTCTTTCCGGATTAAGTGAAAAATTAGAAATTTATGGAGATTCACTTTTCGATTCAAAATATCTTACTTTAATTTTTTACGTAATTATTAGCGGTGTAATATTTTCAATTCTATTTTCCCCAATCAATTTGTATACAGATTTTATTCTTGAGCACAAATACAAATTATCAAACCAAACTTTTTTTGCATGGATTTGGGAAAATACAAAAGGTACAATTGTCGGTGGAGTAATTGGAATTCCGTTATTATTAATTTTTTACTACGTTCTTAATTATTATCAAGAAATGTGGTGGCTGCCGTTTGCAATTTTATTGTTTTTTGTTTCAGTAATTTTAGCGAAAATTGTTCCAATTATAATTCTTCCAATTTTTTACAAAGTATCGCCAATTGAAGATGAAGATTTGCGAAATAGAATTTTCAAACTTTCAGAAAATGTTAATTTAAAAGTTGAAAATATTTTTAAATTCAACATGAGTAAAACCACAAAAAAGGCCAATGCCGCATTTACTGGATTAGGAAAAACAAAAAAAATTCTTTTGGGAGATACTTTAACAAATGAATTTTCTAACGATGAAATTGAAACAGTAATTGCTCATGAACTTGGTCATTACAAACATAAACACATCATTAAAAATATTGTAATTGGTACAATTTCAAGTTTTGTAACACTTTACTTACTTTCATTATTATATTCAAATTCTATAAGCTGGTTTGGATTTTCAAACATTACTCAAATTGCTGCACTTCCAATTTTATCACTTTGGGGAATGTTGATCGGGTTAATTCAAACTCCTCTTACAAATATTTTATCAAGAAAATATGAACACGAAGCTGATGAATATGCGATTAGAAGTACAAATAAAAAAGATGTTTTTATTAAAACTTTAGATAAATTAACAGAACAAAATTTAGGTGATAAAGAGCCTCATCCTTTTGTGGAATGGTTTTTTTACAGTCATCCATCAATTAAAAAAAGAATTGCTTTTATTGAAACCATAAAAATTTAA
- the gatC gene encoding Asp-tRNA(Asn)/Glu-tRNA(Gln) amidotransferase subunit GatC: MSVTIQDVKKIAELARLEFTEEEIGNYTNEMNQILNYIEKLNELDTENVKPLSHPIENSNVFREDILKESTNREDALKNAPDKTNEHFKVPKVISQNK, from the coding sequence ATGTCAGTAACAATTCAAGATGTAAAAAAAATTGCCGAGCTTGCTCGATTAGAATTTACTGAAGAAGAAATCGGAAATTATACAAATGAGATGAATCAAATTCTTAATTATATAGAAAAGTTAAATGAACTTGATACAGAAAATGTAAAACCACTATCTCATCCAATTGAAAATTCAAATGTATTTAGAGAAGATATTTTGAAGGAAAGTACAAATAGAGAAGATGCTTTAAAAAATGCTCCCGATAAAACAAATGAACATTTCAAAGTTCCAAAAGTAATTAGTCAAAATAAATAA
- the kdsB gene encoding 3-deoxy-manno-octulosonate cytidylyltransferase has translation MIVGIIPARFASTRLQGKPLKLIGGKPMLQHTYESAKKSKLLSDVVIAVDDERVYNIAKKFGAQVEMTPKDMETGSDRIAFVAKKLFTAEIIVNIQGDEPFIPGKMIDEAIEPLLFDKTVSVSTLAKRITTVDELNSPNVVKVVFDYNNYALYFSRSPIPYVREEISDKQKLRVADIYKHIGLYVYRKDKLLEFTTLKQTDLEKFEKLEQLRMLENQMRIKVVVTDHESISVDTEDDLELAKLYYQRIQENV, from the coding sequence ATGATTGTAGGAATTATTCCGGCAAGATTTGCATCAACAAGACTTCAAGGAAAACCATTAAAATTAATTGGCGGAAAGCCAATGTTGCAACATACTTACGAAAGTGCGAAAAAATCCAAATTGCTTTCCGATGTTGTAATTGCGGTTGATGATGAAAGAGTTTACAATATTGCAAAAAAATTTGGTGCGCAAGTTGAAATGACACCAAAAGATATGGAAACCGGTTCTGATAGAATTGCCTTCGTTGCAAAAAAATTATTTACCGCAGAAATTATTGTAAATATTCAAGGTGATGAACCGTTTATTCCGGGAAAAATGATTGATGAAGCAATTGAACCTTTGCTATTTGATAAAACTGTTTCGGTTTCAACTTTGGCAAAAAGAATAACAACCGTTGATGAATTAAATTCGCCAAATGTTGTAAAAGTAGTTTTCGATTATAATAATTACGCTCTATATTTTTCTCGTTCGCCAATTCCTTATGTTCGTGAAGAAATTTCTGATAAACAAAAATTGCGTGTTGCGGATATTTACAAACACATCGGACTTTACGTTTACCGGAAAGACAAATTGTTAGAGTTTACAACTTTAAAACAAACAGATTTGGAAAAGTTTGAAAAACTTGAACAATTGCGAATGCTTGAAAATCAGATGAGAATAAAAGTTGTGGTTACAGATCACGAAAGTATATCTGTTGATACGGAAGACGATTTGGAATTAGCAAAATTATATTATCAACGAATTCAAGAGAATGTATAA
- a CDS encoding pyridoxal-phosphate dependent enzyme, translating into MKIPQKISLANIPTPFTQIEFNGNKFFIKRDDLTGVELTGNKVRKLEYLLYDAKMKKADYVFTRGGDQSNHARATCIAAASLGIKSKLFLWGNSNQNPDGNLFLDKFVGAEIKFLTKKEYKFVDDVMLDDQNELSKKKLNSYIIPSGGSSPLGIWGYINFVKELAEQTNLKKFNGILLATGSSGTAAGILVGQALLGLNFRIFGISVIEKKEIVKEDIIKLTEENIKEFNLKLKPNFNNLEILDNYSEEGYKNISPNKINLFKEFFMQTGILLDPTYTGKAFYAYNDNFINAKNNKVIFLHTGGIFGVFPKIKNYLA; encoded by the coding sequence ATGAAAATTCCACAGAAAATATCACTAGCAAATATTCCAACTCCGTTTACGCAAATTGAATTTAATGGAAATAAATTTTTTATAAAACGAGACGATTTAACCGGAGTTGAACTTACCGGAAATAAAGTTAGAAAATTAGAGTATTTACTTTACGATGCGAAAATGAAAAAAGCTGATTATGTTTTTACACGAGGCGGAGATCAATCAAACCACGCAAGAGCAACTTGCATTGCAGCGGCTTCATTAGGAATTAAATCAAAACTCTTTCTTTGGGGGAATTCAAATCAAAATCCGGATGGAAATTTATTCCTTGATAAATTTGTCGGAGCTGAAATAAAATTTCTCACAAAAAAAGAATATAAATTTGTTGATGATGTAATGTTGGATGATCAAAATGAACTTTCAAAAAAGAAATTAAATAGTTACATAATTCCTTCCGGCGGTTCTTCTCCTTTGGGAATTTGGGGATATATAAATTTTGTTAAGGAACTTGCGGAACAAACAAATCTTAAAAAATTCAATGGAATTTTATTGGCAACCGGAAGCAGCGGAACAGCTGCGGGAATATTAGTTGGTCAAGCTTTACTTGGTTTAAATTTTAGAATTTTCGGAATTAGTGTAATTGAAAAAAAAGAAATTGTGAAAGAAGATATAATAAAATTAACTGAAGAAAATATTAAAGAATTTAATCTGAAGTTAAAACCAAATTTTAACAATTTGGAAATTTTGGATAATTATTCTGAAGAAGGTTACAAAAATATTTCTCCGAATAAAATCAATTTATTCAAAGAATTTTTTATGCAGACGGGAATTTTACTTGATCCAACATATACCGGCAAAGCATTTTATGCATATAATGATAATTTCATAAATGCAAAAAACAATAAAGTTATATTTCTTCATACCGGCGGAATTTTTGGAGTTTTTCCAAAAATAAAAAATTATTTAGCTTAA
- a CDS encoding cobalamin B12-binding domain-containing protein: MEKKIRVLIAKAGLDGHDRGAKVIAAALRDAGMEVIYLGLRQTPEMIVSAAIQEDVDAIGLSILSGAHMTIFPRILDEMKKNEINDVLLFGGGIIPDEDIKKLKELGVGELFTPGASTTEVVTFLKNWVKENPRTIY, encoded by the coding sequence ATGGAAAAGAAAATTAGAGTTTTAATTGCAAAAGCTGGATTGGACGGGCATGATAGAGGTGCAAAAGTAATTGCTGCAGCTTTGCGTGATGCGGGAATGGAAGTTATTTATTTGGGCTTGCGTCAAACTCCCGAAATGATTGTTAGTGCAGCAATTCAAGAAGATGTTGATGCAATAGGGTTAAGTATTTTATCGGGTGCGCATATGACGATTTTCCCCAGAATATTAGATGAAATGAAAAAGAATGAAATCAATGATGTTTTACTTTTTGGAGGTGGAATTATTCCCGATGAAGATATAAAAAAACTTAAAGAATTAGGAGTTGGTGAATTATTTACTCCCGGTGCTTCAACAACAGAAGTTGTAACCTTTCTTAAAAATTGGGTAAAAGAAAATCCGAGAACAATATATTAG
- a CDS encoding DUF1624 domain-containing protein yields MKSNQKRRVVFIDLMRAFAVLMMIQGHTTDTFLSNEYRNTESAAYNFWLTMRGFTAPIFMFSSGLIFTYLLKPDKFDFFSNPRIIKGIKRGFTLIGIGYLLRFPTHRIFDIASVSKYQWDTFLTVDALHLIGAGLLSTITIAFFTNYLKIHLNLLLGIAIIILFIVSPQIAKIDWDNYLPQILTGYLYSKNGSFFPLFPWLIYVLSGAMLGYYLSNNEGIYFKKRFSILLFTIGISLVGFYLGIYAFSHLLPQNISDWLYANSIIIARLGYVIIANSLMAFIARNFNHIPKIISDTGKKTLMLYVAHVIILYGCALFPGFNKFWGKTLTSYQTLVVVFLMLGLMFLLVLYSDRISNYWKNKFTFKKVKVI; encoded by the coding sequence ATGAAATCAAATCAAAAAAGAAGAGTTGTATTTATAGATTTAATGCGTGCATTTGCCGTACTTATGATGATTCAAGGACATACAACTGATACATTTCTTTCTAATGAATATAGAAATACCGAATCTGCTGCATATAATTTTTGGTTGACAATGCGCGGATTTACAGCGCCGATTTTTATGTTTTCATCCGGATTAATTTTCACATATTTATTGAAGCCGGATAAATTCGATTTTTTTTCGAATCCAAGAATAATAAAAGGAATTAAAAGAGGTTTTACTTTAATAGGAATAGGATACTTACTAAGATTTCCTACTCACAGAATTTTTGACATTGCTTCCGTAAGTAAATATCAGTGGGATACTTTTTTAACCGTAGATGCACTTCATCTAATTGGTGCAGGATTGCTTTCAACTATTACAATTGCATTTTTTACAAATTACTTAAAAATTCATTTAAATCTTTTACTTGGGATTGCAATTATAATTTTATTTATTGTTAGTCCGCAAATTGCAAAAATCGATTGGGATAATTATTTACCTCAAATTTTAACGGGATATTTGTATAGTAAAAACGGTTCCTTTTTCCCTTTATTTCCTTGGCTAATTTATGTTTTGTCCGGAGCAATGTTAGGTTATTATTTAAGTAATAATGAAGGAATTTACTTTAAGAAAAGATTCTCAATTTTACTTTTCACAATTGGAATTTCTTTAGTTGGATTTTACTTAGGAATTTATGCTTTTAGTCATTTGCTTCCACAAAATATTTCAGATTGGCTTTATGCAAATTCAATAATTATTGCAAGATTAGGTTACGTAATTATTGCAAATAGTTTAATGGCATTTATAGCCAGAAATTTCAATCATATTCCCAAAATTATTTCTGATACCGGAAAAAAAACTTTAATGCTTTATGTTGCTCATGTAATAATTTTGTACGGTTGCGCATTATTTCCCGGATTTAATAAATTCTGGGGAAAAACTTTAACAAGTTATCAAACATTAGTTGTTGTATTTTTAATGTTAGGATTGATGTTTTTACTAGTTTTATATTCGGATAGAATTAGTAATTATTGGAAAAATAAATTCACCTTTAAAAAAGTTAAAGTGATATAA
- the ruvB gene encoding Holliday junction branch migration DNA helicase RuvB yields MRESENTNPILSEDEKNFEQSIRPKVFSDFTGQKKITDNLKVFIGAALKRGESLDHVLLTGPPGLGKTTLANIIANELGVKLKTTSGPVLEKPGDLAGLLTNLEENSVLFIDEIHRLSSVVEEYLYSAMEDYKIDIMIDSGPSARTVQIKLPKYTLVGATTRAGLLTAPLRDRFGIKSRLDYYESELLSEIIKRSAKILNVKIDENAADEISRRSRGTPRIANRLLRRTRDFSDYENLNKIDLSIAKKALQALEVDNFGLDEMDKSIILTIIEKFKGGPVGLNTLAVSVNEDPGTIEEVYEPFLIQQGFIQRTPRGREATDLAYIRFNKTKKNIKQDNLFNGEV; encoded by the coding sequence ATGAGAGAATCAGAAAATACAAATCCAATTTTATCTGAAGATGAAAAGAATTTTGAACAAAGTATTAGACCAAAAGTATTTTCAGATTTCACCGGTCAAAAAAAAATTACTGATAATCTCAAAGTATTTATCGGAGCTGCACTTAAACGAGGTGAAAGTTTAGATCATGTTTTGTTAACTGGACCACCCGGATTAGGAAAAACTACGTTAGCAAACATTATTGCAAATGAACTTGGTGTAAAATTAAAAACAACATCCGGGCCGGTTCTTGAGAAACCGGGAGATCTTGCAGGACTCTTAACAAACTTAGAAGAAAATTCAGTTTTGTTTATTGATGAAATCCATCGGCTAAGTTCAGTTGTTGAAGAATATTTATACTCCGCAATGGAAGATTATAAAATTGATATAATGATTGACAGCGGCCCAAGTGCTCGTACTGTTCAAATTAAATTGCCAAAATATACATTGGTTGGTGCAACAACAAGAGCCGGATTGTTAACTGCTCCCTTACGTGATAGATTTGGAATAAAATCAAGATTAGATTATTATGAAAGTGAATTACTTTCTGAAATTATAAAAAGATCGGCAAAAATTCTAAATGTTAAAATTGATGAAAATGCTGCTGACGAAATTTCGCGAAGATCACGAGGAACTCCACGAATTGCAAATCGTTTGTTAAGAAGAACAAGAGATTTTTCCGATTATGAAAATTTAAATAAAATTGATTTAAGTATTGCGAAAAAAGCACTACAAGCTTTGGAAGTTGATAATTTTGGACTTGACGAAATGGATAAATCAATAATTCTAACAATTATAGAAAAGTTCAAAGGTGGTCCGGTTGGATTAAACACATTGGCTGTTTCGGTTAATGAAGATCCGGGAACAATTGAAGAAGTTTACGAACCATTTTTAATTCAACAAGGATTTATTCAACGTACACCACGCGGAAGAGAAGCAACAGATTTGGCTTACATTAGATTTAATAAAACAAAAAAAAATATTAAACAAGATAATTTGTTTAATGGCGAAGTATGA
- the kdsA gene encoding 3-deoxy-8-phosphooctulonate synthase: protein MIVEIGKIKIGENFPLVLIAGPCVIENREITFTTAEKIKEISKKLDIPFIFKSSFKKANRTSLNSFTSLGFNESIKILEDVKKNFNLPILTDVHTENDIANVSEIVDILQIPAFLCRQTDLLIAAGKSGKIVNVKKGQFLAPEDMKHAIEKIESTGNKNILLTERGTTFGYHNLVVDMRSLIIMKEFGYPIIMDATHSVQMPSNSNVTGGEPKFIEPLSKAATAVGIDAIFLEVHPDPKNALSDAGSQLQLDKLETVLQKVLAIDKVVKGY from the coding sequence ATGATAGTTGAAATCGGTAAAATAAAAATTGGTGAAAATTTTCCCTTAGTTTTGATTGCTGGACCTTGCGTAATTGAAAATAGAGAAATTACTTTTACTACGGCAGAAAAAATTAAGGAAATTTCAAAAAAATTAGATATTCCATTCATCTTTAAATCAAGTTTTAAAAAAGCAAACAGAACAAGTCTAAATTCCTTTACCAGCTTGGGTTTTAACGAATCAATTAAAATATTGGAAGATGTTAAGAAGAATTTCAACCTTCCGATTTTGACAGATGTTCATACGGAAAATGATATTGCAAATGTTTCTGAAATAGTTGATATTCTGCAGATTCCAGCATTTCTTTGCAGACAAACAGATTTATTAATTGCAGCAGGTAAATCGGGAAAAATAGTTAATGTTAAAAAAGGACAATTTTTAGCTCCCGAAGATATGAAGCATGCGATAGAAAAAATTGAAAGTACCGGAAATAAAAATATTTTATTAACAGAACGCGGAACAACATTCGGATATCATAATTTAGTTGTTGATATGAGATCATTAATAATTATGAAAGAATTTGGATACCCAATTATTATGGATGCAACACACTCGGTTCAAATGCCAAGCAATTCAAATGTAACCGGAGGTGAGCCGAAATTTATTGAGCCGTTAAGTAAAGCTGCAACAGCTGTTGGAATTGACGCGATATTTTTAGAAGTTCATCCGGATCCGAAAAATGCACTAAGCGATGCTGGGAGTCAATTACAGCTTGATAAATTAGAAACAGTATTGCAAAAAGTTTTGGCAATTGATAAAGTAGTAAAAGGATATTAA
- a CDS encoding KpsF/GutQ family sugar-phosphate isomerase — protein sequence MFDLEILDKGKKVIEIELDAITELKSRINNSFVEAVKLIYNATGRIIFTGMGKSGLIARKIVATFNSTGTAAFYLHPTDALHGDLGMVRKGDVAILISKSGNTEELKNLILMFKRLEVKIIGILGIMNSTIAKDCDVVIDASVKEEACPYDLAPTSSTTAALVIGDAIAIAVLELRGFTQEDFAMLHPAGSLGKRLSLKISEIMYKANDFPSVNEEASIKDTILEMTKKRLGATCVLNSNDELIGIVTDGDLRRQLEKNLDLKNLKAKDIMTKNPKVINENLLASFALQQMENYNITSLVALNENGIPVGLVHLHDLVKLGLQNR from the coding sequence ATGTTTGATCTAGAAATTTTAGATAAAGGAAAAAAAGTTATTGAAATTGAACTTGATGCTATCACAGAATTAAAATCAAGAATAAACAATTCATTTGTTGAAGCCGTAAAATTAATCTATAATGCAACTGGGAGAATAATTTTTACCGGAATGGGAAAATCCGGATTAATTGCCAGAAAAATTGTTGCTACGTTTAACTCAACTGGAACTGCAGCATTTTATTTGCATCCCACAGATGCACTTCATGGTGATTTGGGAATGGTTAGAAAAGGTGATGTTGCAATTTTAATTTCCAAAAGTGGAAACACTGAAGAACTGAAAAATTTGATTTTAATGTTTAAAAGATTGGAAGTAAAAATTATTGGAATTTTAGGAATAATGAATTCAACAATTGCAAAAGATTGCGATGTAGTTATTGATGCAAGTGTAAAAGAAGAAGCTTGTCCATATGATCTTGCTCCAACTTCATCAACCACAGCAGCTTTGGTAATTGGAGATGCAATTGCAATTGCAGTGTTGGAATTGCGCGGATTCACTCAAGAAGATTTTGCAATGCTTCATCCGGCTGGAAGCTTAGGGAAAAGATTATCACTAAAAATTTCTGAAATTATGTATAAAGCTAACGATTTTCCATCTGTAAATGAAGAAGCATCAATTAAAGATACAATTTTAGAAATGACGAAAAAAAGACTTGGCGCAACTTGTGTCTTAAATAGTAATGATGAACTAATTGGAATTGTTACTGATGGTGATTTAAGAAGACAACTTGAGAAAAATCTTGATTTGAAAAATTTAAAAGCCAAAGATATTATGACGAAAAATCCTAAAGTAATTAATGAAAATCTTTTAGCTTCATTTGCACTTCAGCAAATGGAAAATTACAATATAACTTCTTTAGTTGCATTGAATGAAAATGGTATACCTGTTGGGCTTGTTCATCTTCATGATTTGGTAAAATTAGGTTTGCAAAATAGATGA
- the lptC gene encoding LPS export ABC transporter periplasmic protein LptC, with product MKKIFLIILLQFIFIFCGEEKLKPKIDNSINSKEIPDQESRNAKITFTENGKLKAVLFSDIIKVLGNKNEKYLEGVTVDFYNEAEQKNSRLTSKKGRVDDLTQDMYAIENVVAKSDSGVTLTTEELIWRNKTKKIMTDKFVKIVSDKEIIEGYGFESDQSLRNYTIFDITYITNVEQ from the coding sequence ATGAAAAAAATCTTTCTAATAATTTTGTTACAATTCATATTTATTTTTTGCGGTGAAGAAAAATTAAAACCTAAAATTGATAATTCAATAAACAGTAAAGAAATTCCAGATCAAGAAAGCAGAAATGCAAAAATTACTTTTACTGAAAATGGAAAATTAAAAGCGGTTCTTTTTTCGGATATTATAAAAGTTCTTGGAAATAAGAATGAAAAATATCTTGAAGGAGTTACTGTTGATTTTTATAATGAAGCTGAACAAAAAAATTCCCGACTAACTTCGAAAAAAGGAAGAGTTGATGATTTAACTCAAGATATGTATGCTATAGAAAACGTTGTTGCAAAAAGCGATAGTGGTGTTACACTTACTACCGAAGAATTAATTTGGAGAAATAAGACTAAAAAAATAATGACAGATAAATTTGTTAAAATTGTAAGTGATAAAGAAATTATTGAAGGTTATGGATTTGAATCTGATCAAAGTTTACGCAATTATACAATTTTTGATATTACTTACATAACAAATGTTGAGCAGTAA